In Triticum urartu cultivar G1812 chromosome 6, Tu2.1, whole genome shotgun sequence, the following proteins share a genomic window:
- the LOC125513088 gene encoding uncharacterized protein LOC125513088: protein MLGKLPNDDMLSKLPNDVLLNILERVGTLDAVKTCILSKQMQKLPGMLLQIVIDLSPRDLVRMNGVVANMTANILSKRSPQITVRKLKVKFFLSPRSLPIGKAVALAMATQKLEAAEFEILTLRDSFNCTGEYFLRFAKQFNDFLNDCPDAFAGLRRLQLQNMRFGESDIPNILSTCKRLQSLSFFECDAGVRSVLHVQHAQLVEIVITYGEFKTVVLDFLPKLQQMTYNNWPCDENPLVLGTVPQLWKLSLANANISGKTLNLSKLLANAPTVSHLYLEFRSEKIWVQLERSKVLAPVLAKLRLVDLDNLPEEYDIAWTMFLLEAAPYLEELSITVWDHKCQKESQKSHMKTDVKWEPSDPHFKQKNLARLTIYGFQSDDNFIGYIRRVIQAAANIRGVSLHDRKVCPFFFEKFPHVAVRPSSYPRTSEEVDLSRKKMTTASATASPDIHFRS, encoded by the exons atgctaggcAAGCTACCCAACGATGACATGCTAAGCAAGCTGCCCAATGACGTGCTGCTCAACATCCTCGAGAGGGTGGGTACGCTTGATGCTGTCAAAACCTGCATCCTCTCGAAGCAAATGCAGAAGCTGCCCGGTATGCTCTTGCAGATTGTCATCGATCTCAGCCCTCGCGATTTGGTGCGAATGAACGGCGTTGTGGCCAACATGACGGCAAACATCCTTAGTAAAAGGTCTCCCCAGATCACGGTTCGCAAGCTGAAGGTCAAATTCTTCTTGAGTCCTCGTAGTCTCCCCATCGGCAAAGCTGTTGCGCTCGCTATGGCGACTCAGAAACTAGAGGCAGCCGAGTTTGAAATCTTGACACTGAGGGATTCATTTAATTGCACAGGGGAATATTTCCTGCGCTTCGCTAAGCAGTTCAATGATTTTCTAAATGATTGTCCAGATGCATTTGCTGGTCTCAGACGGCTGCAACTGCAGAATATGAGGTTTGGTGAATCGGACATACCCAATATTCTTAGCACCTGCAAGCGGCTCCAGTCCCTGTCTTTCTTTGAGTGTGATGCGGGGGTCCGTTCCGTGCTGCATGTACAACACGCTCAACTTGTTGAGATTGTTATCACCTATGGGGAGTTTAAAACAGTGGTGCTTGACTTTCTACCAAAGCTCCAGCAGATGACCTATAATAATTGGCCTTGTGATGAAAATCCCTTGGTTCTTGGCACTGTCCCTCAGCTTTGGAAGCTCAGTCTTGCTAATGCAAATATTTCAGGCAAGACCCTCAACCTAAGCAAGCTGCTTGCTAATGCCCCCACTGTAAGCCATCTGTATCTGGAGTTTCGAAGTGAAAAG ATTTGGGTTCAACTAGAACGCTCAAAAGTGCTTGCTCCTGTGCTCGCCAAACTGCGGCTTGTGGATTTGGACAATCTTCCTGAAGAATATGATATTGCTTGGACAATGTTCCTTCTTGAAGCTGCACCATACCTAGAGGAGCTTTCCATCACAGTATGGGATCATAAGTGCCAAAAGGAGTCACAAAAGAGTCACATGAAAACGGATGTGAAGTGGGAACCATCTGATCCTCATTTTAAGCAGAAGAATCTCGCAAGGCTAACTATCTACGGCTTCCAGTCCGATGACAATTTCATCGGATATATTAGACGCGTCATTCAAGCTGCTGCGAACATCAGGGGGGTATCACTGCACGACAGGAAGGTGTGCccatttttttttgaaaagtttcCTCATGTGGCTGTTCGTCCTTCGAGTTATCCACGGACCAGTGAGGAGGTGGATTTGTCAAGGAAGAAGATGACAACAGCGTCGGCGACGGCTTCTCCTGATATTCACTTCCGCTCATGA